From the Drosophila simulans strain w501 chromosome 2L, Prin_Dsim_3.1, whole genome shotgun sequence genome, the window CGATGAGCACGATGAGCCCGTTTCGGATCAGGAAGAGGCGCCCGAGAAAACGCGGAAACGCGGTGGCGTTAACACAAAGGCCTATAAGGTGCGAAGTATACttaaaatacttaataatCCTGTGATTACTTTGAATGAGTTGTAATAATTTCCGCAGGAAACAAAGCCTGCAGTCAAAAAAGACACAAAGGCAACACCGGCCCTGCACAAGAAACGACCTGGTGGTGGGGTAACGAAACGGCGGGCTCGTCCACGCTTCACGGTCCTCGATTCCGGTCGCAAATCCATACGCACTTCCACGGCCATCAAGACACAGGCTACCAAAATACGCCTCAAAGAATTGGACGATGCCCGCAAGCGCAAAAAGAAGAAGGTGCGTGTGGAGGACTACATGCCCAcgcaggaggagctgctggaggaggCCAAAATAACCGAGGAAGAAAACACTAAATCTTTGGGTGGGTATCTAAAGCAACCAAGGCAGCAGCTATTTTACAATCTGCTGGTGCATTCACAGAGAAATTCCAGAAAATGGAGCTGGAGAAAAAGAAATCACGTCCCACCAAACGCACGTTCTCCGGGCCCACGATACGCTATCACTCGCTAACCATGCCAGCGATGCGGAAGCCCACTCGCGGAGCTAACCCTGCGGTCGATTCAAAGGATCTTGCTGGGAAGTGCGAACGCACATTCGTCACCATCGAGAACGATTTTAATGACAAGGTGTTTCAGAACCTCTTCCGCCACAAGGCGCCTCCCAAGGCCAGCAATGGCATCTGTCCAATCACCAGGCTGCCAGCCCGCTACTTTGACCCGATCACACAGCAGCCATACTACAGCATCCAGGCCTTTAAGATCCTGCGCGAGGCGTACTACATGCAGCTGGAACAGCAAGGCGGCGGCAGCGAGCAACCCGAGCTGGCCAAATGGCTGGAATGGCGCAAGCTGGTCAAGGAGAATCGTCTGAAGGCTTCAGCAGCTGCCAACAAAAACGGAGATAACTAATAATGCTaccaattttatatttttcgaataaaATGTTATACGAAATTTTCGAAACCTTCTTAATGAGAAATCACAAACTACTCTTTGGACAACCCTCGTCAATTTACGATTAcctaatatatttcatacaaTTGCGACAATGGAAAAGTAGTACATAGGGTATTTCCCAAAACGTTAtctttgaaaagtatttataatCCAACGCACAGtctgttttgattttatttatcagCAGCATCCGGTTTATTGACTTAAGATGTTGATAACATAGTTTGCCCAAAAGAAAGTTTATCTTGCTAATccaatttatataaaaccCATTTATTACCTTTTAGTatctaattttaattgccgctctatttaaaagtttagttgtcttaataataaaagcgtCGCAGTCTTCTATTAAgagtatttaaaagaattgTTTCGCTTAATTTGCGTCAAATTGATAAGCACACAGTCTCTCTGTGCAATATATAACAAAATCTGGAGGAAATGAGGTTGTTCCGACACCTAATACGTGAGTACTTGCTTAATTTTGAGACATTACATTACATATGTTAATTATGAACCCATTTTATTCTCTATTTATAATCTATTGGCGAAGTATTGTTCATTTTcgaatgaaattgtttttcaatCCTAAACTCTTACAGGGAATTAGTTCAGTGGACCCTGCCGCAACCTTGTCGCATCTGTATGTTTTCGTCGACTTATCAAAATCAACGCACGCGCTGGCTATTTGAATTGTCTGAACGGGAACGGGACAAGGTATTGTGTGAGCAAGATTTAGTCATACCCGTGAGCTTAGATCAAACGAACGTTGTGCGATTAAGCGGAGAAATGAAGAGCTGTGCGGCGATTGGAGTCCTTCTGGTACTGCTACTCCAGTACGAAGTGGTCCGGACGGACAGCGAtagcagcgacagcagcagcagcagtggagAGAAGAAGCACAAGCACTCCAAGACGGAGCACAAGTACAATTATCCTGCGTATCCCAGTCCGGGCTATCCTCCGTATCCACATATGGGAGGCTATCCTACATATCCCTACAATCCGTACATGCAGTATCCTCCGTATCCCCAAATGGGAGGCTATCCTTCATATCCCTATAATCCGTACATggccccaccaccaccaccaccgccacagCCGCAACAAGCTCCGCCACCACCAATGTATCCACCCGGCCTGTCTGGATATCCAGGCGGCTATCCACCGCAGGGGGGTCCCGGACAGAATCCCGGTAACAACCCAAATGCGATCCCCAATCAGCCTCAGCctcagccacagccacagcagcCCGCTAGTGGCCCGGGATCAGGGCCTGCCCCGAACTATCCTCCAGGCGGCTCGAGCGTTATTAATCACTCCCTTAAGGTCAACAAGGAATACAACGAGGACGGTCACCACCAATCTTCAACGTAGTCGCAGTCGGGATACAATGTTACATGAAACTTTAAACGTCGGATTGGGCCTCAAGTTTCAAGTCGGCCTTCAATACAATGTAGCAATGtcgaattaatttaaacagTACTTGAAATATCACAGTCTTTggttaaataaaagaaagaaatgttCTCTTAACATTGTAATTAAAGACATAACTGAAAAGGGGAAACGAGATATTTTAGTATcacatatatttcataatataAAAGGTACTTTGTTATGTTTTATACCAAAATGTACAAAagcatgtatgtacatattggGCAGTCTACTTTTCCACTATGGTGCTGTGGTTGTAAAGGTGCACGTGGTAGACGTAGCTGTTCATGCATTTCTGGATACTGAGCACTAGTGGGTCAAAGGGATGCCATATAAAGGCGCACAATTCCCGTGGCGCCATAGGATTTAAATGACGGCGGGCCGTGGCGTGCAGTCTAAACTTGATCGAATCCGTGGCACGGTCAATAAACCTAATAGGTTCGTTGGAGCAGCGATGGGGTTGCTCCAGAGGAGACACGTACCGACTGTCGTATTTAAATTCGTTGAACTTTAGATAGGGCGACGAGGAGAGGCTCTGGGAGCTGAGTGGAACGCTGGGGTTGAAGCGCAAGGCCGTATGTCGATCGACGGAGACCGATTCATTGGTATCCGCAAAGGTATGCCTTAGGAAAAAATGCATGGGCAATGAAGGTGCATCACCGAATTGCAGCGATCGATCATTGCTCATATATTCATTGAATTGCAGTAAGATGTGCAGCAGGTTGATGGAATATTCCGGATAAACGCCAACCACTTCCTCGCCAGT encodes:
- the LOC6731913 gene encoding proline-rich protein HaeIII subfamily 1 — translated: MFSSTYQNQRTRWLFELSERERDKVLCEQDLVIPVSLDQTNVVRLSGEMKSCAAIGVLLVLLLQYEVVRTDSDSSDSSSSSGEKKHKHSKTEHKYNYPAYPSPGYPPYPHMGGYPTYPYNPYMQYPPYPQMGGYPSYPYNPYMAPPPPPPPQPQQAPPPPMYPPGLSGYPGGYPPQGGPGQNPGNNPNAIPNQPQPQPQPQQPASGPGSGPAPNYPPGGSSVINHSLKVNKEYNEDGHHQSST
- the LOC6731912 gene encoding vacuolar protein sorting-associated protein 72 homolog → MAASRSRRNNAGNKIARLLNEEEEDDFYKTSYGGFQEDEEDKEYEQKDEEEDVVDSDFSIDEHDEPVSDQEEAPEKTRKRGGVNTKAYKETKPAVKKDTKATPALHKKRPGGGVTKRRARPRFTVLDSGRKSIRTSTAIKTQATKIRLKELDDARKRKKKKVRVEDYMPTQEELLEEAKITEEENTKSLEKFQKMELEKKKSRPTKRTFSGPTIRYHSLTMPAMRKPTRGANPAVDSKDLAGKCERTFVTIENDFNDKVFQNLFRHKAPPKASNGICPITRLPARYFDPITQQPYYSIQAFKILREAYYMQLEQQGGGSEQPELAKWLEWRKLVKENRLKASAAANKNGDN